Proteins from a single region of SAR202 cluster bacterium:
- a CDS encoding acetoacetate--CoA ligase has product MTTPSATGPNPVLWSPSAQSVVRAAITRYMRWLAAGGRYTPSSYDDLWRWSVTDVEAFWASVWDYFGVVTHSPYTSVLRSRQMPGAKWFPGATLNYAEHALRRQDDTTAVVFRSEGGAQSELTYRELRAQVAAAAAGLRRLGVGKGDRVVAYMPNIPETLIAFLATASIGAIWSACSPEFGIRSVVDRFRQIEPKVLIAVDGYRYRGKAHDRSAELAEIRRELPSLRAMVIVPYLSGSADLAHADGTMRLEQLLEATGELAFEPIEFDHPLWVLYSSGTTGLPKPIVHGHGGILLEHLKAISLHMDIGEGDRFFWFTTTGWMMWNYLIGGLLVGATVVMYDGDPAYPDMSALWKMAAETGVTYFGTSAPFIHACMKAGIEPGRDFDLSRIRGVGSTGAPLSPEGFRWVYEKVNRNLLLGSFSGGTDLCTGFVGPCPLLPVRAGEIQCRCLGAKVEAYSPDGMPLVSEVGELVITAPMPSMPVRFWNDPGDRRYRESYFDAFPGVWRHGDWIRITERGACVISGRSDSTLKRGGVRMGTSDFYRAVEDVPEVVDSLVIDTGRDGEEGKLLLFLVLRPGAELEEPLRKRVREKLRRELSPRHVPDEIYAIPEVPRTINGKKLEVPVKRILCGMPPDQAASKDAMANPAAMAFFEGMAATVGKP; this is encoded by the coding sequence ATGACCACACCTTCCGCCACGGGGCCGAATCCCGTACTCTGGTCGCCTTCCGCGCAATCCGTGGTGCGCGCCGCCATCACCCGCTACATGCGATGGCTGGCCGCCGGGGGCCGCTACACGCCATCCTCATACGACGATCTCTGGCGCTGGTCCGTGACCGATGTCGAAGCCTTCTGGGCGTCCGTCTGGGACTACTTCGGCGTCGTCACGCACTCGCCATACACAAGCGTGCTGCGGTCACGCCAGATGCCCGGCGCAAAGTGGTTCCCGGGCGCGACGCTCAACTACGCCGAGCACGCTCTGCGGCGTCAGGATGACACGACCGCCGTCGTGTTCCGGTCGGAGGGCGGCGCTCAGTCGGAGCTTACCTACCGCGAGCTGCGCGCCCAGGTCGCAGCGGCCGCGGCCGGCCTGCGACGGTTGGGCGTCGGCAAGGGCGACCGCGTTGTCGCCTACATGCCCAACATCCCGGAGACCCTCATCGCCTTCCTCGCCACGGCCAGCATCGGCGCGATATGGTCGGCGTGCTCGCCGGAGTTCGGCATCCGGAGCGTCGTCGACCGCTTCCGCCAGATCGAGCCGAAGGTGCTCATCGCCGTGGACGGCTACCGGTACCGCGGCAAGGCTCACGACCGGTCGGCGGAGCTCGCCGAGATACGGCGGGAGCTGCCGTCACTCCGCGCCATGGTGATCGTCCCTTACCTTTCCGGCTCAGCGGACCTCGCACACGCCGACGGGACGATGCGCTTGGAGCAGCTTCTCGAAGCCACGGGTGAGCTGGCCTTCGAGCCGATCGAATTCGACCATCCCCTGTGGGTTCTCTACTCCTCCGGCACCACAGGCCTTCCAAAGCCTATTGTCCACGGCCACGGCGGCATCCTGCTTGAGCACCTGAAGGCGATATCGCTCCACATGGACATCGGCGAGGGCGACCGCTTCTTCTGGTTCACGACGACGGGATGGATGATGTGGAACTACCTCATCGGCGGCCTGCTCGTGGGCGCGACGGTGGTGATGTATGACGGCGACCCGGCCTACCCGGACATGAGCGCGCTCTGGAAGATGGCGGCGGAGACCGGCGTCACGTACTTCGGGACCAGCGCGCCGTTCATCCACGCCTGCATGAAGGCGGGCATCGAGCCAGGGCGCGACTTCGACCTCTCCCGCATCCGAGGCGTCGGCTCCACGGGCGCGCCGCTGTCGCCGGAGGGGTTCCGGTGGGTCTACGAGAAGGTGAACCGCAACCTGCTCCTCGGCTCGTTCAGCGGCGGCACGGACCTGTGCACGGGCTTTGTGGGGCCGTGCCCGCTGCTGCCGGTGCGCGCCGGGGAGATACAGTGCCGCTGCCTGGGCGCGAAGGTGGAGGCGTACTCGCCGGACGGAATGCCGCTGGTAAGCGAGGTGGGCGAGCTGGTGATCACAGCGCCGATGCCATCCATGCCGGTGCGCTTCTGGAACGACCCCGGAGACCGGCGCTACCGCGAGAGCTACTTCGATGCGTTCCCCGGCGTATGGCGGCACGGCGACTGGATTCGCATCACGGAGCGCGGCGCGTGCGTCATCTCCGGCCGGTCGGACTCCACGCTCAAACGAGGGGGCGTGCGCATGGGCACGAGCGACTTCTACCGCGCGGTGGAGGACGTGCCGGAGGTGGTGGACAGCCTGGTGATCGACACTGGCCGCGACGGCGAGGAGGGTAAGCTGCTGCTCTTCCTGGTGCTGCGCCCGGGCGCGGAGCTGGAAGAGCCCCTCCGCAAGCGAGTGCGCGAAAAGCTCCGCCGCGAGCTTTCCCCAAGACACGTCCCCGACGAGATTTACGCCATCCCCGAAGTGCCCCGCACGATCAACGGCAAGAAACTGGAAGTCCCAGTCAAGCGCATCCTCTGCGGCATGCCGCCGGACCAGGCCGCCAGCAAAGACGCCATGGCGAACCCTGCGGCGATGGCGTTCTTTGAGGGGATGGCGGCCACTGTAGGGAAGCCTTGA
- a CDS encoding matrixin family metalloprotease, with product MHDWNGTPTSVLFSNDTSQSSHYLGQEDAGNSGWSGYNSVTCTSFFFKRSTTYSRLDTYYLAPYPDPPYASYQKREGVASHELGHFIGLGHSNEEPAVMNESNDGETYYSPQEDDECGVNDRYVNSSYPVTCD from the coding sequence ATTCATGATTGGAATGGTACTCCTACTTCGGTTCTGTTCAGTAATGACACTTCTCAGTCCAGTCACTATCTTGGCCAGGAGGATGCGGGAAACTCAGGATGGTCTGGATACAACAGCGTGACATGTACTTCGTTCTTCTTCAAGCGTTCAACAACGTATTCAAGACTAGACACTTATTACCTTGCGCCTTACCCCGATCCTCCCTACGCCAGCTACCAGAAACGGGAGGGTGTCGCTTCGCACGAATTAGGTCACTTCATAGGGCTGGGCCACAGCAATGAAGAGCCGGCTGTGATGAACGAATCCAACGACGGGGAAACGTATTATTCACCCCAGGAAGATGATGAATGCGGTGTGAATGACCGATATGTGAATTCCAGTTACCCTGTTACATGCGACTAA
- a CDS encoding dihydrodipicolinate synthase family protein encodes MASIPMSKRLTRDNLHGVWAAIATPWDESGRFDKAEFRENIRRLAAAGVHGIYTTDSDGEFYAIELDEFKQIVKVFADEAGRLGVPTMVGVTWVNTQGIIDRIQYAASVGILGTHVGRPFFMPMTPESDRAYWQDIQKATPEHFGLVHHNTARVHNTQNGHGYAELIKFVPQLIGSKNTSSDVREFMHVVTYAPQIAHLTGEGTVTPFMMLGAKGVNSWFVNFNPEFMLDWYDDAMNRRWNAAIQKQQRMYAFMEAKKMLAGSGNLHGIVSKATAAASPFLIESNVTRKPYLPVPKETVAQFRRVVEEKFQDLMWRG; translated from the coding sequence GTGGCTTCGATTCCAATGAGCAAACGGCTAACGCGGGACAACCTCCACGGCGTGTGGGCGGCTATCGCCACGCCGTGGGACGAGTCCGGACGGTTCGACAAGGCGGAGTTCCGGGAGAACATTCGCCGCCTGGCCGCGGCGGGCGTGCACGGCATATACACCACGGACTCCGACGGTGAGTTCTATGCGATAGAGCTGGATGAGTTCAAGCAGATTGTGAAGGTCTTCGCGGACGAGGCGGGCCGCCTCGGCGTGCCGACGATGGTCGGCGTGACATGGGTGAACACCCAGGGCATAATCGACCGCATACAATATGCCGCGTCCGTGGGCATTCTCGGGACCCACGTGGGGCGCCCTTTCTTTATGCCGATGACGCCGGAGTCCGACCGCGCGTACTGGCAGGATATCCAGAAGGCAACGCCGGAGCACTTCGGGCTGGTGCACCACAACACGGCGCGCGTGCACAACACGCAGAACGGACACGGCTACGCGGAGCTGATAAAGTTCGTTCCGCAGCTAATCGGCTCCAAGAACACCAGCTCTGACGTACGGGAGTTTATGCACGTCGTCACATACGCGCCTCAGATCGCCCACCTCACGGGTGAGGGCACGGTGACGCCGTTCATGATGCTGGGTGCGAAGGGCGTCAACTCGTGGTTCGTCAACTTCAACCCTGAATTCATGCTCGACTGGTACGACGACGCGATGAACAGGCGCTGGAACGCTGCTATCCAGAAGCAGCAGCGGATGTACGCCTTCATGGAGGCCAAGAAGATGCTGGCCGGGTCAGGCAACCTCCACGGCATCGTGAGCAAGGCAACGGCAGCAGCATCCCCGTTTCTCATCGAGTCGAACGTGACGCGCAAGCCTTACCTGCCCGTCCCGAAGGAGACCGTGGCGCAGTTCCGCCGCGTGGTTGAGGAGAAGTTCCAGGACTTGATGTGGCGAGGGTAA
- a CDS encoding thioredoxin family protein, translating into MTLTTGKTAIPFTLPGVDGKKHSLADYGKQEAVVLAFTCNHCPYAQAWEGRLIQAQADYAKKGVQVLAISSNDPVAFPADDFDHMKQRAKEKGYNYPYLFDESQAVAKAYGAARTPEIFVFDKMGVLRYHGVVDDNHENPGAVQHLYLRDALDAVLAGRAPAVADTPPKGCTIKWKK; encoded by the coding sequence ATGACGCTGACCACCGGCAAGACCGCAATCCCGTTCACGTTGCCGGGCGTGGACGGCAAGAAGCACTCCCTGGCGGACTACGGCAAGCAAGAGGCCGTGGTCCTGGCATTCACGTGCAACCACTGTCCGTACGCGCAGGCGTGGGAGGGGCGGCTCATCCAGGCGCAGGCCGACTACGCGAAGAAAGGCGTCCAGGTGCTGGCGATCAGCTCCAACGACCCGGTGGCGTTCCCAGCGGACGACTTCGACCACATGAAGCAGCGCGCGAAGGAGAAGGGGTACAACTATCCGTACCTCTTCGATGAGTCCCAGGCAGTGGCAAAGGCCTACGGCGCCGCGCGCACGCCGGAGATATTCGTGTTCGATAAAATGGGCGTGCTGCGCTACCACGGCGTGGTGGACGACAACCATGAAAACCCGGGCGCAGTGCAGCACCTCTACCTGCGCGATGCCCTGGACGCAGTCCTGGCCGGCCGCGCGCCCGCGGTCGCGGATACGCCGCCCAAGGGCTGCACCATCAAGTGGAAGAAGTAA
- a CDS encoding OsmC family peroxiredoxin, protein MAGRRTATAVWEGDLLSGKGTTSTVTSKAISDVGITWKARTTEEAGAQTSPEELMAAAHASCFSMALSAGLAKDGTPAKKLDVESTVTFDKVGEKWTVVSSALKVRGTVPGIDAAKFKAAAEGAKDNCPVSRALQGNVKMSVEATLVK, encoded by the coding sequence ATGGCAGGAAGACGCACCGCGACAGCCGTATGGGAGGGGGACCTCCTCTCCGGCAAGGGCACAACCAGCACAGTCACCAGCAAGGCCATTTCTGACGTCGGCATCACCTGGAAGGCCAGGACGACCGAAGAGGCTGGCGCTCAGACCAGCCCGGAGGAGCTTATGGCAGCGGCCCACGCGAGCTGCTTCTCCATGGCGCTCTCCGCTGGCCTGGCAAAGGACGGCACCCCGGCGAAGAAGCTCGATGTCGAGTCCACTGTCACCTTCGACAAGGTCGGCGAAAAGTGGACAGTCGTCTCCAGCGCACTCAAGGTGCGAGGGACGGTGCCGGGCATCGACGCCGCGAAGTTCAAGGCGGCGGCCGAGGGCGCGAAGGACAACTGCCCCGTCTCCCGCGCCCTCCAGGGCAACGTCAAAATGTCGGTCGAAGCAACACTCGTCAAGTAG
- a CDS encoding zinc-ribbon domain-containing protein, whose amino-acid sequence MTWKCEKCGHENPPTRSVFCAKCGTRRKGW is encoded by the coding sequence ATGACCTGGAAGTGCGAGAAGTGCGGACACGAGAACCCGCCCACGCGAAGCGTCTTCTGCGCCAAGTGCGGCACCCGTCGCAAGGGCTGGTAG
- a CDS encoding amidohydrolase family protein — protein sequence MLIRGGTIRRGPELPHAGIRSMLDLIIRNGLVVDGTGSPGFHAAVLVHGDSITVHRGDSSAFEAARSIDAAGMVVAPGFIDMHSHGGLTILGSPRQEASVHQGITTEVYGVDGISHAPFKTAQELSRYMWQDSGINGYPPLPAKWLSQAELLDQYDGKVSLNAAYLAGNSPLRIWGVGWANTPATPAQIENMKSALREAMEDGAWGLSTGLDYPPGAYGDTAELAALAEVSAKLGGFYHTHTRKSLGVKGVMGPSEEAIEIGRRSGSAVHLTHYRQAQQGKGSHHQWIDLVENGRNEGLDVTFDVYPYEYSQGMVAQWFPFWMRERGPEGILEAIKDGKVRDRLKREIDEADFRDKWVTGFNKPHNKHYEGMQHLEIARIRGEHPVDTLCNLLIEEDLFLTAVGRGTNPHTLAAFVAHPYGMIASDAIHFGEFPSPRTFGTFAIVLSEYVREERQLTLEQAVRKMSSFPAQRLGLPDRGILRNGFKADIVVFNPKTVKANTTREKPRQLATGVEYVLVNGKVVVDRGVHSGATPGRALRRGKRD from the coding sequence ATGCTTATTCGCGGTGGTACAATCCGGCGTGGTCCCGAATTACCGCATGCAGGAATCCGATCAATGCTCGACCTCATTATCCGTAACGGGCTCGTCGTAGACGGCACAGGCAGCCCGGGGTTCCACGCCGCCGTTCTTGTCCATGGCGACAGCATAACCGTGCACCGGGGCGACTCCTCCGCCTTTGAGGCAGCCCGCTCAATCGATGCTGCCGGGATGGTCGTCGCGCCGGGGTTCATCGACATGCACTCCCACGGCGGGCTCACGATACTGGGCTCTCCACGGCAGGAGGCGTCCGTCCACCAGGGCATCACCACCGAGGTGTACGGCGTGGACGGCATCTCGCACGCGCCCTTCAAAACGGCACAGGAGCTCTCCCGCTACATGTGGCAGGACTCTGGCATCAACGGATATCCGCCGCTGCCGGCGAAGTGGCTCAGCCAGGCGGAGCTTCTTGACCAGTACGACGGCAAGGTATCGTTGAACGCTGCGTACCTGGCCGGCAACTCACCCCTTCGAATCTGGGGCGTGGGGTGGGCGAATACACCTGCGACGCCGGCGCAGATAGAGAACATGAAGTCCGCCCTGCGAGAGGCGATGGAAGACGGGGCATGGGGCCTCTCCACCGGCCTGGACTACCCGCCCGGGGCGTACGGCGACACGGCCGAACTGGCGGCGCTGGCAGAGGTATCGGCAAAGCTTGGAGGCTTCTACCACACGCACACGCGGAAAAGCCTGGGCGTGAAGGGCGTGATGGGACCATCCGAGGAGGCCATCGAGATCGGCAGGCGGTCGGGGAGCGCCGTGCATCTTACCCATTACCGGCAGGCGCAGCAGGGCAAGGGCAGCCATCACCAGTGGATAGACCTGGTGGAGAACGGCCGGAACGAAGGGCTGGACGTGACATTCGACGTCTACCCCTACGAGTACTCGCAGGGGATGGTCGCCCAGTGGTTCCCCTTCTGGATGCGGGAGCGAGGCCCGGAGGGGATTCTGGAGGCGATCAAGGACGGCAAGGTGCGGGACCGCCTCAAACGAGAGATCGACGAGGCCGACTTCCGGGACAAGTGGGTGACCGGATTCAACAAGCCACACAACAAGCATTACGAGGGTATGCAGCACCTCGAGATTGCCCGGATTCGCGGAGAGCACCCGGTGGACACGCTCTGCAACCTGCTCATCGAAGAGGACCTGTTCCTCACCGCCGTGGGGCGCGGCACGAACCCCCACACTCTGGCGGCGTTCGTCGCGCACCCGTACGGGATGATCGCGAGCGACGCGATACACTTCGGGGAGTTCCCGAGCCCTCGCACGTTCGGCACGTTTGCGATCGTGCTCTCGGAGTACGTCCGGGAGGAGCGGCAACTCACGCTTGAGCAGGCAGTCAGGAAGATGTCGTCGTTCCCGGCGCAGCGCCTGGGCCTTCCGGACAGGGGCATACTGCGGAACGGCTTCAAGGCGGACATTGTCGTATTCAACCCGAAGACTGTGAAGGCCAACACCACCCGTGAGAAGCCGAGGCAGCTCGCGACGGGCGTCGAATACGTGCTCGTCAACGGCAAGGTGGTCGTGGACAGAGGCGTCCACTCGGGTGCCACGCCAGGGCGAGCCCTGAGGCGCGGCAAGCGCGATTGA
- a CDS encoding alpha-2-macroglobulin produces the protein MLSRTRMLGLVTLLVMLVASMAACSRDKNPTPTPQSPTSTPAAGTVRTPTPAVPTATRVPIPVSNRPPDSYMAVVPAALRAGHTENISMSLFAGNTPAAGDVRVALIKDNITLVESKATITGAASVPLSVPKLAPGNYDLQVSGPGFSNKATLQIQDGTLMFVETDKPIYKPGQTIHIRVLTLDTELKPWPIDLTVEVQDAKGTKVFKKDIATDEYGMATLDLPLSTEPNLGVWKITARAGDKTSQLDVKVEEYVLPKYEVVAETQKEWVLASEQIKGKVSSTYTFGKPVKGEVEILASRYVGQWEQYATLSLPIDGEVDFTLPAVQFVAGVPEAEGMGNVSLECIVREMSTGYEEKTTKLLTVASTPLNVKIIPESGVFKPGLPLGFLAITETPDGQPLDKTVKVTYYFMGKNYDQINNKTVNVSTKGGKAIFEVTPPSGAVSMTVQAEADQASTSLSVNSGFSPSGNFIHLEQVTEGDIKVGDAVHFRVHSTSQARNFYYEIVSRGSVIYSDVSFTADIRFTAGPLMAPASRILVYQILANNEVAADYLPFSVQADYTHDLSVAFSKDQVTPGEKLDINVQAQGQAKVGLAIVDKSVFILAENRLNLQQVFAELERLYMKPQAELHDVRWGGYVTRGAKETFKDAGVVVLTNKTVPKGEQSQGGIFAAVAMADGAVRRDGMAQPMAAAAPQAPTSNSSAGVGLAEVQRVRQFFPETWIWMDTLTSVNGLSTVPVEAPDSITTWKLRAVGISKEHGFGVAESELRVFQPFFLQVDLPYSAIRGEEFPVKIALYNYLETQQEIFVDVESADWFELLDSPQKSAKVGPNDIGGVEFKIRPTKLGNNGIKVVARSSQAADAVIKELLIEPEGVQREAVENHIVSDGHSHEIDLAVPTIAVDGSGRAYVAITGSYLTQTIEGLESLLQMPYGCGEQNMILFAPNVFIANYLKQTGQLKPEVMAKAEHLMTTGYQRELTYRHSDGAFSAFGESDEEGSLWLTAFVLKTFAQAKNIMYIDQDVLSSAAAWIVSHQRSDGSFEPVGFLHHQELLGGLQGNDALTAYVAIALMEAGETSAANRAVRFLEGKVASIDDAYTMAIVSYALDLGNSARADEAHKKLMGMAKEDENGGLFWGEQIMPLEPQPLPGGPARPIDGGYLRPDRAASIETTGYAMLALVERGDRLTSGRVAKWLTSQRNAFGGFGSTQDTVVSLQALINYATDAKSDVDMTVTLTSGSWSKVVRVTAENADVLQMVQVPIGGKLSVKSSGKGDVVVQSVLRYNMPQAANPENKIFDIKVTYSSAGVQVDDLITVSASIRFTPPQPVQAGMVVLDVSVPTGFAPERDTIEALVASRANIKRYDIAGRKVIFYIEDMKPGETVALQFKSRALYPVRAKEVASQAYSYYKPEWKGESLGGAITVGQ, from the coding sequence ATGTTATCCCGGACCAGGATGCTTGGCCTCGTAACGCTGCTTGTGATGCTCGTCGCGAGTATGGCCGCATGCAGCAGGGACAAGAATCCCACGCCGACTCCCCAGTCGCCCACTTCCACCCCTGCGGCGGGGACCGTTCGGACCCCGACGCCTGCCGTTCCAACGGCGACGCGCGTGCCGATCCCGGTCTCCAACAGGCCGCCGGACAGCTACATGGCCGTTGTTCCGGCAGCGCTGAGGGCCGGCCACACTGAGAACATTTCGATGTCGCTCTTCGCGGGGAACACACCTGCGGCGGGCGACGTCCGCGTGGCGCTGATCAAGGATAACATCACCCTCGTCGAATCGAAGGCAACCATCACCGGCGCAGCCAGCGTGCCCCTTAGCGTGCCGAAGCTGGCGCCGGGCAATTACGACCTCCAGGTCTCCGGACCGGGATTCAGCAACAAGGCGACCCTCCAGATCCAGGACGGGACGCTGATGTTTGTCGAGACGGACAAGCCGATCTACAAACCGGGGCAGACTATACACATCCGCGTGCTGACGCTCGACACCGAGCTAAAGCCGTGGCCCATCGACCTGACGGTTGAGGTCCAGGACGCCAAGGGCACCAAGGTCTTCAAGAAGGACATCGCCACCGACGAGTATGGCATGGCGACGCTCGACCTGCCGCTCTCCACGGAGCCCAACCTGGGCGTGTGGAAGATAACGGCCAGGGCCGGCGACAAGACGAGCCAGCTTGACGTTAAGGTTGAAGAGTACGTCCTGCCCAAGTACGAAGTTGTAGCCGAGACCCAGAAGGAATGGGTCCTGGCCAGCGAGCAGATCAAGGGTAAGGTCTCCTCAACGTACACGTTCGGGAAGCCGGTCAAGGGCGAGGTGGAGATCCTCGCCTCCCGCTACGTCGGACAGTGGGAGCAGTACGCCACTCTCTCGCTGCCGATCGACGGAGAGGTGGACTTCACCCTGCCCGCCGTGCAGTTCGTCGCCGGCGTGCCGGAGGCGGAGGGCATGGGCAACGTCAGCCTGGAGTGCATCGTCCGCGAGATGAGCACGGGTTATGAGGAGAAGACGACGAAGCTGCTGACCGTCGCCTCCACTCCGCTTAACGTCAAGATCATTCCTGAGAGCGGCGTTTTCAAGCCCGGGCTGCCCCTGGGGTTCCTGGCGATCACCGAGACGCCGGACGGCCAGCCGCTGGACAAGACCGTGAAGGTGACCTACTACTTCATGGGCAAGAACTACGACCAGATAAATAACAAGACGGTCAATGTGAGCACGAAGGGCGGCAAGGCGATATTCGAAGTGACGCCGCCGTCCGGCGCGGTATCGATGACCGTGCAGGCCGAGGCCGACCAGGCTTCTACATCCCTTAGCGTCAATTCCGGGTTCTCTCCCTCGGGCAACTTCATTCACCTTGAGCAGGTCACCGAGGGCGACATCAAGGTGGGCGACGCCGTCCATTTCCGCGTCCACTCCACCAGCCAGGCGAGGAACTTCTACTACGAGATCGTCTCGCGCGGCTCGGTGATCTACTCGGACGTATCGTTCACGGCGGACATACGCTTCACGGCCGGCCCTCTCATGGCCCCGGCGTCGCGGATACTCGTCTACCAGATTCTGGCGAATAACGAGGTCGCCGCCGATTACCTCCCGTTCAGCGTCCAGGCGGACTACACGCACGATCTGAGCGTGGCATTCTCAAAGGACCAGGTCACCCCCGGCGAGAAGCTGGATATCAACGTGCAGGCGCAGGGCCAGGCAAAGGTCGGCCTCGCCATAGTGGACAAATCCGTGTTCATCCTTGCAGAGAACCGGCTGAACCTGCAGCAGGTCTTCGCGGAGCTCGAGCGGCTGTACATGAAGCCGCAGGCAGAGCTGCACGACGTGCGCTGGGGCGGCTACGTCACGCGCGGCGCGAAGGAGACCTTCAAGGACGCGGGCGTGGTGGTACTGACGAACAAGACCGTCCCGAAGGGCGAGCAGAGCCAGGGCGGTATATTCGCGGCTGTGGCGATGGCCGACGGCGCGGTCCGCAGGGACGGCATGGCCCAGCCCATGGCCGCCGCAGCTCCTCAGGCCCCGACATCGAACTCCAGCGCCGGCGTGGGCCTGGCCGAAGTGCAGCGGGTCCGCCAGTTCTTCCCCGAGACCTGGATCTGGATGGACACCCTGACCAGCGTCAACGGCCTGTCGACCGTGCCGGTGGAAGCCCCCGATAGCATCACGACGTGGAAGCTGCGGGCCGTAGGTATTTCGAAGGAGCACGGCTTTGGCGTGGCGGAGAGCGAGCTCAGGGTCTTCCAGCCGTTCTTCCTGCAGGTGGATCTCCCCTACTCCGCCATTCGCGGCGAGGAGTTCCCCGTCAAGATTGCCCTCTACAACTACCTGGAAACGCAGCAGGAGATCTTCGTCGACGTCGAGAGCGCCGACTGGTTCGAGCTGCTGGACAGCCCGCAGAAGTCGGCAAAGGTGGGCCCGAACGACATCGGCGGCGTTGAGTTCAAGATCAGGCCCACAAAGCTTGGCAACAACGGGATCAAGGTGGTAGCGCGCAGCTCGCAGGCGGCGGACGCAGTGATCAAGGAGCTGCTTATCGAGCCCGAGGGCGTGCAGCGCGAGGCGGTTGAAAACCACATCGTCTCGGACGGGCACAGCCACGAGATTGACCTTGCGGTGCCCACGATCGCCGTGGACGGCTCCGGCCGCGCCTACGTCGCGATCACCGGCAGCTACCTGACTCAGACGATCGAGGGCCTTGAGAGCCTGCTGCAGATGCCGTACGGCTGCGGCGAGCAGAATATGATCCTCTTTGCTCCGAACGTGTTTATTGCCAACTACCTGAAGCAGACCGGCCAGCTCAAGCCCGAGGTGATGGCGAAGGCCGAGCACCTGATGACGACCGGCTACCAGCGCGAGCTGACATACAGGCATAGCGACGGCGCGTTCTCCGCCTTCGGCGAGAGCGACGAAGAGGGCAGCCTGTGGCTCACGGCGTTCGTCCTGAAGACGTTCGCACAGGCGAAGAACATCATGTACATAGACCAGGACGTGCTGAGCTCAGCCGCGGCCTGGATCGTCAGCCACCAGCGGTCGGACGGCTCTTTCGAGCCCGTTGGCTTCCTGCACCACCAGGAGCTCCTCGGCGGCCTGCAGGGCAACGACGCCCTTACGGCGTACGTCGCCATAGCTCTCATGGAGGCGGGCGAGACGAGCGCGGCGAACAGGGCGGTCAGGTTCCTGGAGGGCAAGGTCGCTTCCATCGACGACGCGTACACGATGGCGATCGTCAGCTACGCGCTGGATCTCGGCAACAGCGCGAGGGCGGACGAAGCGCACAAGAAGCTGATGGGCATGGCGAAGGAGGACGAGAACGGCGGCCTGTTCTGGGGCGAGCAGATAATGCCCCTGGAGCCGCAGCCCCTGCCCGGCGGCCCGGCCCGCCCGATCGACGGCGGTTATCTGAGGCCGGACCGCGCGGCGTCCATCGAGACGACAGGCTACGCAATGCTGGCGCTCGTCGAGCGCGGCGACCGGCTCACCTCCGGCCGCGTCGCGAAGTGGCTCACGTCGCAGCGCAACGCGTTCGGCGGCTTCGGCTCCACTCAGGACACGGTAGTGAGCCTGCAGGCGCTGATCAACTATGCAACCGACGCGAAGAGTGATGTAGACATGACCGTCACGCTGACGAGCGGATCGTGGAGCAAGGTAGTGCGCGTAACGGCGGAGAACGCTGACGTGCTCCAGATGGTGCAAGTGCCCATCGGCGGCAAGCTGTCTGTGAAGTCCAGCGGCAAGGGCGACGTGGTCGTCCAGTCCGTCCTGCGCTACAACATGCCGCAGGCGGCCAACCCCGAGAACAAGATATTCGATATCAAGGTCACCTACAGCTCGGCCGGCGTGCAGGTGGACGACCTGATCACGGTCTCCGCCAGCATCAGGTTCACGCCGCCCCAGCCTGTCCAGGCGGGCATGGTAGTGCTTGATGTATCCGTCCCCACGGGCTTCGCCCCTGAGCGGGACACAATCGAGGCGCTGGTGGCCTCAAGGGCCAACATAAAGCGGTACGACATCGCGGGCCGCAAGGTGATCTTCTATATTGAGGACATGAAGCCGGGCGAGACCGTGGCTCTGCAGTTCAAATCGCGCGCTCTGTACCCGGTGCGGGCCAAGGAGGTCGCCTCTCAGGCTTACTCCTACTACAAGCCCGAATGGAAGGGCGAGTCCCTGGGCGGCGCGATAACAGTGGGCCAGTAG
- a CDS encoding multidrug transporter, with translation MNYLAWAVIAMVSYGITAVLLKIAFRQYPPEVSVVIANTMLVVAAVIAVIYRGQGIASYFGWSWATVALVVAGITLSISIISFYTALHRGPASTVVPIFALNFAVASVLGVLLLGEEIKLTKIAGFAMAVGAVFLLTR, from the coding sequence ATGAATTACCTTGCCTGGGCCGTGATCGCGATGGTCAGCTACGGTATCACGGCCGTTCTCCTCAAAATTGCCTTCCGGCAGTACCCTCCGGAAGTCTCCGTGGTGATAGCCAACACCATGCTGGTTGTGGCGGCAGTAATCGCCGTTATTTACCGGGGCCAAGGCATTGCGTCGTACTTCGGGTGGAGCTGGGCAACCGTTGCGCTGGTCGTCGCCGGCATTACTCTGAGCATCAGCATCATCAGCTTCTACACGGCGCTACATCGCGGCCCGGCCTCCACCGTGGTCCCCATCTTCGCGCTGAATTTCGCGGTGGCAAGCGTCCTCGGAGTGCTGCTGCTTGGCGAGGAGATAAAGCTCACGAAGATCGCCGGCTTCGCGATGGCCGTCGGCGCGGTGTTCCTGCTGACCAGGTAA